A genomic window from Phoenix dactylifera cultivar Barhee BC4 unplaced genomic scaffold, palm_55x_up_171113_PBpolish2nd_filt_p 000481F, whole genome shotgun sequence includes:
- the LOC120103837 gene encoding probable potassium transporter 13 isoform X1 codes for MDPESGSRSPGSRSWKAYRTTLLLAYQSFGVVYGDLSISPIYVYKSTFSGKLRLHEEEAEVLGVLSLVFWTLTLIPLCKYIIFVLGADDNGEGGTFALYSLMCRKTKMGLLATPQAANEHLSAYKLETSSKETRTSLLVKNFFEKHRTSRIALLLFVLLGTSMVIGDGVLTPAMSVLSAVSGLKIKIPRLHENCIVFVSCIVLVGLFALQHYGTHRVSFLFAPILIAWLGCISGIGIYNIFKWNPGVVRALSPYYVYNFFKKAGKDGWSSLGGVVLCITGAEAMFADLGHFSKLSIRVAFTAVVYPCLVVAYMGEAAYLSKHREDLHSSFYKALPESVFWPVLVIATLATVVGSQAIISATFSIISQCRALGCFPRVKIIHTSSHVHGQIYIPEVNWLLMLLCLAVTIGFRDIDMIGNAYGLAVIIVMFVTTCLMFLIITTVWKRSIFLVLLFVITFGSLELLYFSACLVKVPHGGWFPLIFSLIILLVMSAWHYGTAKKQAFELQNKVCLDYLLSISPSLGLVRVPGVGLVYSNIMTGVPPMFAHFVTNFPAFHRILIFVCLRTLTVPKVPVDERFLIGRIGPPEYRLFRCIVRYGYKDGGRDSYEFENQLLMKVAEYLQQEVGDSLVNGEMSVVGQPSNLVVDAVMGSERTERSKKRVRFKEAVGADVRQEVRELADEREAGVSYMMGHTCVVAHESSSFIKKFVIDVVYGFLRRNSRRPAVALGIPHASLIEVGMVYHV; via the exons ATGGATCCGGAGTCCGGCTCTCGGTCTCCCGGGAGTCGCTCTTGG AAAGCATACAGAACCACTCTTTTGTTGGCCTACCAGAGCTTTGGTGTTGTATATGGTGATCTAAGCATTTCACCCATCTACGTCTACAAGAGCACTTTCTCGGGAAAGCTACGCCTCCACGAGGAAGAAGCTGAAGTCCTTGGAGTCCTCTCTCTGGTATTCTGGACTCTGACTCTGATTCCTCTTTGCAAGTACATCATCTTTGTGTTAGGAGCAGATGACAACGGCGAAG GTGGGACATTTGCTTTGTATTCATTAATGTGCCGGAAAACAAAGATGGGACTTCTGGCTACCCCTCAAGCTGCCAACGAGCATTTATCTGCTTATAAACTGGAAACATCTAGCAAGGAGACACGGACTAGTTTGTTGGTGAAGAATTTTTTTGAGAAGCATCGGACTTCTCGAATTGCATTGCTTCTTTTTGTGCTTCTGGGGACAAGCATGGTTATCGGTGATGGTGTTTTGACCCCAGCAATGTCGG TCCTCTCTGCAGTATCTGGCCTCAAAATTAAGATTCCCAGACTACATGAAA ATTGCATTGTATTTGTGTCCTGCATTGTGTTAGTGGGCCTTTTTGCATTGCAACACTATGGGACACATCGTGTCAGCTTTCTTTTTGCTCCAATCTTGATTGCGTGGCTTGGCTGCATTAGTGGAATTGGGATTTACAACATATTCAAGTGGAATCCTGGTGTTGTCCGTGCCCTATCACCATATTATGTTTATAACTTCTTTAAGAAAGCTGGAAAAGATGGCTGGAGTTCACTTGGAGGTGTTGTTCTTTGCATTACAG GTGCTGAGGCCATGTTTGCTGACCTGGGGCACTTCTCAAAGCTTTCAATCAGG GTGGCATTTACAGCAGTAGTTTATCCCTGCTTGGTAGTGGCATACATGGGTGAAGCTGCCTACCTATCAAAGCATAGGGAGGACCTCCACAGTAGCTTCTACAAAGCCCTTCCTG AGAGCGTATTTTGGCCAGTGCTTGTCATTGCAACGTTAGCCACGGTTGTTGGGAGTCAGGCAATTATCTCAGCTACCTTCTCCATAATTAGTCAATGTAGGGCTTTGGGATGTTTCCCCCGTGTGAAAATTATACACACATCGAGCCATGTACATGGGCAGATATACATACCAGAGGTGAACTGGCTTCTCATGCTGTTATGTCTTGCTGTCACCATTGGCTTTAGAGACATTGATATGATAGGAAATGCTTATG GCCTTGCTGTGATTATTGTAATGTTTGTAACAACTTGTCTTATGTTCCTAATCATCACTACTGTCTGGAAGCGATCCATATTCTTGGTGCTCCTCTTTGTTATTACCTTCGGATCCTTGGAGCTCCTCTACTTCTCCGCATGCCTTGTCAAAGTTCCTCATGGAGGCTGGTTTCCCCTCATCTTTTCACTAATCATTTTGCTTGTTATGTCCGCATGGCACTATGGCACTGCTAAGAAACAGGCCTTCGAGCTACAGAACAAGGTCTGCCTCGACTATCTCCTCAGCATCAGCCCCAGCCTTGGCCTTGTTCGAGTGCCTGGAGTTGGCCTTGTATACTCCAACATCATGACTGGTGTCCCTCCCATGTTTGCTCACTTTGTCACAAACTTTCCTGCATTCCATCGCATCCTCATCTTTGTCTGCTTACGGACACTTACAGTGCCAAAAGTTCCAGTTGATGAGCGCTTCTTGATTGGAAGGATTGGCCCACCAGAGTATCGCCTCTTTCGGTGCATTGTGAGGTATGGGTACAAGGATGGAGGAAGGGACAGTTACGAGTTTGAGAATCAGCTGCTCATGAAAGTGGCAGAATATCTGCAGCAGGAAGTGGGGGATTCGTTGGTTAATGGTGAGATGTCAGTGGTTGGTCAGCCATCTAACCTGGTGGTGGATGCTGTGATGGGGTCTGAAAGGACTGAGAGAAGTAAGAAGAGGGTGCGATTCAAAGAGGCGGTTGGTGCAGATGTGAGGCAAGAGGTGAGGGAATTGGCGGACGAGAGGGAGGCTGGTGTGTCATACATGATGGGCCATACATGTGTGGTGGCTCATGAGTCCTCATCATTTATCAAGAAGTTTGTGATTGATGTTGTGTACGGGTTTCTTCGGCGTAACTCCCGCAGGCCAGCCGTCGCACTTGGGATCCCACATGCCTCCCTGATTGAGGTCGGCATGGTTTATCATGTATGA
- the LOC120103837 gene encoding probable potassium transporter 13 isoform X3, producing the protein MCRKTKMGLLATPQAANEHLSAYKLETSSKETRTSLLVKNFFEKHRTSRIALLLFVLLGTSMVIGDGVLTPAMSVLSAVSGLKIKIPRLHENCIVFVSCIVLVGLFALQHYGTHRVSFLFAPILIAWLGCISGIGIYNIFKWNPGVVRALSPYYVYNFFKKAGKDGWSSLGGVVLCITGAEAMFADLGHFSKLSIRVAFTAVVYPCLVVAYMGEAAYLSKHREDLHSSFYKALPESVFWPVLVIATLATVVGSQAIISATFSIISQCRALGCFPRVKIIHTSSHVHGQIYIPEVNWLLMLLCLAVTIGFRDIDMIGNAYGLAVIIVMFVTTCLMFLIITTVWKRSIFLVLLFVITFGSLELLYFSACLVKVPHGGWFPLIFSLIILLVMSAWHYGTAKKQAFELQNKVCLDYLLSISPSLGLVRVPGVGLVYSNIMTGVPPMFAHFVTNFPAFHRILIFVCLRTLTVPKVPVDERFLIGRIGPPEYRLFRCIVRYGYKDGGRDSYEFENQLLMKVAEYLQQEVGDSLVNGEMSVVGQPSNLVVDAVMGSERTERSKKRVRFKEAVGADVRQEVRELADEREAGVSYMMGHTCVVAHESSSFIKKFVIDVVYGFLRRNSRRPAVALGIPHASLIEVGMVYHV; encoded by the exons ATGTGCCGGAAAACAAAGATGGGACTTCTGGCTACCCCTCAAGCTGCCAACGAGCATTTATCTGCTTATAAACTGGAAACATCTAGCAAGGAGACACGGACTAGTTTGTTGGTGAAGAATTTTTTTGAGAAGCATCGGACTTCTCGAATTGCATTGCTTCTTTTTGTGCTTCTGGGGACAAGCATGGTTATCGGTGATGGTGTTTTGACCCCAGCAATGTCGG TCCTCTCTGCAGTATCTGGCCTCAAAATTAAGATTCCCAGACTACATGAAA ATTGCATTGTATTTGTGTCCTGCATTGTGTTAGTGGGCCTTTTTGCATTGCAACACTATGGGACACATCGTGTCAGCTTTCTTTTTGCTCCAATCTTGATTGCGTGGCTTGGCTGCATTAGTGGAATTGGGATTTACAACATATTCAAGTGGAATCCTGGTGTTGTCCGTGCCCTATCACCATATTATGTTTATAACTTCTTTAAGAAAGCTGGAAAAGATGGCTGGAGTTCACTTGGAGGTGTTGTTCTTTGCATTACAG GTGCTGAGGCCATGTTTGCTGACCTGGGGCACTTCTCAAAGCTTTCAATCAGG GTGGCATTTACAGCAGTAGTTTATCCCTGCTTGGTAGTGGCATACATGGGTGAAGCTGCCTACCTATCAAAGCATAGGGAGGACCTCCACAGTAGCTTCTACAAAGCCCTTCCTG AGAGCGTATTTTGGCCAGTGCTTGTCATTGCAACGTTAGCCACGGTTGTTGGGAGTCAGGCAATTATCTCAGCTACCTTCTCCATAATTAGTCAATGTAGGGCTTTGGGATGTTTCCCCCGTGTGAAAATTATACACACATCGAGCCATGTACATGGGCAGATATACATACCAGAGGTGAACTGGCTTCTCATGCTGTTATGTCTTGCTGTCACCATTGGCTTTAGAGACATTGATATGATAGGAAATGCTTATG GCCTTGCTGTGATTATTGTAATGTTTGTAACAACTTGTCTTATGTTCCTAATCATCACTACTGTCTGGAAGCGATCCATATTCTTGGTGCTCCTCTTTGTTATTACCTTCGGATCCTTGGAGCTCCTCTACTTCTCCGCATGCCTTGTCAAAGTTCCTCATGGAGGCTGGTTTCCCCTCATCTTTTCACTAATCATTTTGCTTGTTATGTCCGCATGGCACTATGGCACTGCTAAGAAACAGGCCTTCGAGCTACAGAACAAGGTCTGCCTCGACTATCTCCTCAGCATCAGCCCCAGCCTTGGCCTTGTTCGAGTGCCTGGAGTTGGCCTTGTATACTCCAACATCATGACTGGTGTCCCTCCCATGTTTGCTCACTTTGTCACAAACTTTCCTGCATTCCATCGCATCCTCATCTTTGTCTGCTTACGGACACTTACAGTGCCAAAAGTTCCAGTTGATGAGCGCTTCTTGATTGGAAGGATTGGCCCACCAGAGTATCGCCTCTTTCGGTGCATTGTGAGGTATGGGTACAAGGATGGAGGAAGGGACAGTTACGAGTTTGAGAATCAGCTGCTCATGAAAGTGGCAGAATATCTGCAGCAGGAAGTGGGGGATTCGTTGGTTAATGGTGAGATGTCAGTGGTTGGTCAGCCATCTAACCTGGTGGTGGATGCTGTGATGGGGTCTGAAAGGACTGAGAGAAGTAAGAAGAGGGTGCGATTCAAAGAGGCGGTTGGTGCAGATGTGAGGCAAGAGGTGAGGGAATTGGCGGACGAGAGGGAGGCTGGTGTGTCATACATGATGGGCCATACATGTGTGGTGGCTCATGAGTCCTCATCATTTATCAAGAAGTTTGTGATTGATGTTGTGTACGGGTTTCTTCGGCGTAACTCCCGCAGGCCAGCCGTCGCACTTGGGATCCCACATGCCTCCCTGATTGAGGTCGGCATGGTTTATCATGTATGA
- the LOC120103837 gene encoding probable potassium transporter 13 isoform X2 — protein MTTAKVVPGSTKCGTFALYSLMCRKTKMGLLATPQAANEHLSAYKLETSSKETRTSLLVKNFFEKHRTSRIALLLFVLLGTSMVIGDGVLTPAMSVLSAVSGLKIKIPRLHENCIVFVSCIVLVGLFALQHYGTHRVSFLFAPILIAWLGCISGIGIYNIFKWNPGVVRALSPYYVYNFFKKAGKDGWSSLGGVVLCITGAEAMFADLGHFSKLSIRVAFTAVVYPCLVVAYMGEAAYLSKHREDLHSSFYKALPESVFWPVLVIATLATVVGSQAIISATFSIISQCRALGCFPRVKIIHTSSHVHGQIYIPEVNWLLMLLCLAVTIGFRDIDMIGNAYGLAVIIVMFVTTCLMFLIITTVWKRSIFLVLLFVITFGSLELLYFSACLVKVPHGGWFPLIFSLIILLVMSAWHYGTAKKQAFELQNKVCLDYLLSISPSLGLVRVPGVGLVYSNIMTGVPPMFAHFVTNFPAFHRILIFVCLRTLTVPKVPVDERFLIGRIGPPEYRLFRCIVRYGYKDGGRDSYEFENQLLMKVAEYLQQEVGDSLVNGEMSVVGQPSNLVVDAVMGSERTERSKKRVRFKEAVGADVRQEVRELADEREAGVSYMMGHTCVVAHESSSFIKKFVIDVVYGFLRRNSRRPAVALGIPHASLIEVGMVYHV, from the exons ATGACAACGGCGAAGGTGGTCCCAGGATCCACAAAAT GTGGGACATTTGCTTTGTATTCATTAATGTGCCGGAAAACAAAGATGGGACTTCTGGCTACCCCTCAAGCTGCCAACGAGCATTTATCTGCTTATAAACTGGAAACATCTAGCAAGGAGACACGGACTAGTTTGTTGGTGAAGAATTTTTTTGAGAAGCATCGGACTTCTCGAATTGCATTGCTTCTTTTTGTGCTTCTGGGGACAAGCATGGTTATCGGTGATGGTGTTTTGACCCCAGCAATGTCGG TCCTCTCTGCAGTATCTGGCCTCAAAATTAAGATTCCCAGACTACATGAAA ATTGCATTGTATTTGTGTCCTGCATTGTGTTAGTGGGCCTTTTTGCATTGCAACACTATGGGACACATCGTGTCAGCTTTCTTTTTGCTCCAATCTTGATTGCGTGGCTTGGCTGCATTAGTGGAATTGGGATTTACAACATATTCAAGTGGAATCCTGGTGTTGTCCGTGCCCTATCACCATATTATGTTTATAACTTCTTTAAGAAAGCTGGAAAAGATGGCTGGAGTTCACTTGGAGGTGTTGTTCTTTGCATTACAG GTGCTGAGGCCATGTTTGCTGACCTGGGGCACTTCTCAAAGCTTTCAATCAGG GTGGCATTTACAGCAGTAGTTTATCCCTGCTTGGTAGTGGCATACATGGGTGAAGCTGCCTACCTATCAAAGCATAGGGAGGACCTCCACAGTAGCTTCTACAAAGCCCTTCCTG AGAGCGTATTTTGGCCAGTGCTTGTCATTGCAACGTTAGCCACGGTTGTTGGGAGTCAGGCAATTATCTCAGCTACCTTCTCCATAATTAGTCAATGTAGGGCTTTGGGATGTTTCCCCCGTGTGAAAATTATACACACATCGAGCCATGTACATGGGCAGATATACATACCAGAGGTGAACTGGCTTCTCATGCTGTTATGTCTTGCTGTCACCATTGGCTTTAGAGACATTGATATGATAGGAAATGCTTATG GCCTTGCTGTGATTATTGTAATGTTTGTAACAACTTGTCTTATGTTCCTAATCATCACTACTGTCTGGAAGCGATCCATATTCTTGGTGCTCCTCTTTGTTATTACCTTCGGATCCTTGGAGCTCCTCTACTTCTCCGCATGCCTTGTCAAAGTTCCTCATGGAGGCTGGTTTCCCCTCATCTTTTCACTAATCATTTTGCTTGTTATGTCCGCATGGCACTATGGCACTGCTAAGAAACAGGCCTTCGAGCTACAGAACAAGGTCTGCCTCGACTATCTCCTCAGCATCAGCCCCAGCCTTGGCCTTGTTCGAGTGCCTGGAGTTGGCCTTGTATACTCCAACATCATGACTGGTGTCCCTCCCATGTTTGCTCACTTTGTCACAAACTTTCCTGCATTCCATCGCATCCTCATCTTTGTCTGCTTACGGACACTTACAGTGCCAAAAGTTCCAGTTGATGAGCGCTTCTTGATTGGAAGGATTGGCCCACCAGAGTATCGCCTCTTTCGGTGCATTGTGAGGTATGGGTACAAGGATGGAGGAAGGGACAGTTACGAGTTTGAGAATCAGCTGCTCATGAAAGTGGCAGAATATCTGCAGCAGGAAGTGGGGGATTCGTTGGTTAATGGTGAGATGTCAGTGGTTGGTCAGCCATCTAACCTGGTGGTGGATGCTGTGATGGGGTCTGAAAGGACTGAGAGAAGTAAGAAGAGGGTGCGATTCAAAGAGGCGGTTGGTGCAGATGTGAGGCAAGAGGTGAGGGAATTGGCGGACGAGAGGGAGGCTGGTGTGTCATACATGATGGGCCATACATGTGTGGTGGCTCATGAGTCCTCATCATTTATCAAGAAGTTTGTGATTGATGTTGTGTACGGGTTTCTTCGGCGTAACTCCCGCAGGCCAGCCGTCGCACTTGGGATCCCACATGCCTCCCTGATTGAGGTCGGCATGGTTTATCATGTATGA